Proteins encoded by one window of Cheilinus undulatus linkage group 13, ASM1832078v1, whole genome shotgun sequence:
- the LOC121520690 gene encoding LOW QUALITY PROTEIN: coiled-coil domain-containing protein 178 (The sequence of the model RefSeq protein was modified relative to this genomic sequence to represent the inferred CDS: substituted 1 base at 1 genomic stop codon) produces the protein MPDVEPHRFPSSEGRTSQHDQADLHAVCSGRRRTCALLNSPLPHVNSIIYHIHEFKMIVENWYQQVQNYQPQINQGKQCSRTVKFQSRDSDTESVMSTELFIEGIAIRERESYPLPPLLMKINDVLGEVVYVTERLEADRQAAEEALRKEKERKCFLENKIDSISLWKQQEHSLAVQKEHEACNRDISELKWQLKMKREKLFQAQEKMSHTEMLNQGLKEDISFAKKQIPIVKENMEVQRGIIHEINTAQAEANEENSEILNNLMQMKKELKKIELEANNEKMSMDHMLMSTKNQLAKKLEELNSQKMLENGICAEIEDAGKMITLTEEECAAIRQRIPELIELEKTEKDTVLELKFQLEEEMQKNKKSKDKLTSLQERIEKTRLSGEAEVSCVEEQLLSKRNAFTALCQENMEFENKVEEYKRKLSESEKAVRQMREERKQMLQKIIDNDEQWEKAEEEVTRVVAQHSVIQTKLEELEQFTFMEEQKARKEIENLNKDLTSQMTSLEKLKGQCADLNEKLNQHQKSSALTNKKLQEEFDDASSAMKALEEKVEKTKQLTENFDRMLCEHMNTLANLDKEKKIKCDQLTEAQDLETATIKRYDNILNRTSDLTKECQDYRDASDSMEKMSESMPEVIAEFQSVFDVVESKNKSAALIMSTLQSDINNCQQRTQRSMQTHTAHVTARKQEMEDTKEALKFALKENEQLAINYDGLQKTLMEAQQEAAITLSGKNHEQKYFLYYTKLSLLQKRMHKALEKYFKQRSLYSQADLDRCQALSQETDQKIKTAQTLQRVAMSHWPSLKRPQQITAQGREEXGTGGGAIREPQSVKDKRAGVFKRTAPSPVTAQHRVHQSRQHSL, from the exons ATGCCAGACGTTGAACCGCACAGATTCCCATCAAGTGAGGGAAGAACAAGTCAGCATG ACCAAGCAGATCTACATGCAGTGTGCTCAGGTAGACGGCGCACTTGTGCTCTGCTCAACAGTCCCTTGCCCCATGTCAACAGTATCATTTACCATATCCATGAGTTCAAGATGATAGTGGAGAATTGGTATCAGCAGGTACA aaaCTATCAACCACAGATCAATCAGGGCAAGCAATGCAGCAGAACTGTAAA atttCAGTCCAGGGACTCTGATACTGAATCAGTGATGTCTACCGAGTTGTTTATAGAAGGCATCGCAATAAGAGAAAGAG aaagttaTCCATTACCTCCACTattgatgaaaataaatgatgtcCTTGGAGAGGTTGTGTATGTGACTGAGCGGCTAGAAGCTGATAGACAGGCAGCAGAGGAAGCTCTACgcaaagaaaaggagagaaaatgcTTCCTGGAGAACAAAATAGACAGTATCTCACTGTGGAAGCAGCAAGAACATTCCTTAGCCGTCCAAAAAG agcatgaagcttgtaACAGAGACATCTCTGAACTAAAGTGGCAGCtcaaaatgaaaagagagaaacttTTTCAAGCCCAGGAGAAGATGTCACACACTGAGATGTTAAACCAGGGCTTGAAGGAGGACATTAGCTTTGCTAAAAAGCAAATTCCCATTGTAAAAGAAAACATGGAAGTACAACGAGGCATCATACATGAGATCAACACTGCACAGGCTGAG gcaaatgaagaaaactcagaaatACTGAACAATCTCATGCAGATGaagaaagaattaaaaaagataGAGCTGGAAGCCAACAATGAAAAGATGTCAATGGATCATATGCTGATGTCAACGAAGAATCAGCTGGCAAAGAAACT GGAGGAGTTAAACTCACAGAAGATGCTTGAGAATGGTATATGTGCAGAAATAGAGGATGCTGGAAAGATGATCACTCTCACTGAGGAAGAATGTGCAGCAATAAGACAACGTATCCCTGAACTGATAGAGCTggagaaaactgaaaaagacaCG GTTTTGGAGTTGAAATTTCAACTTGAAGAAGAAATGCAGAAGAATAAGAAATCAAAAGATAAACTAACTTCCCTACAAGAACGCATAGAGAAAACT AGACTCAGTGGGGAAGCAGAGGTTTCCTGCGTAGAAGAGCAGCTCCTCTCAAAACGCAATGCTTTTACAGCTCTTTGTCAAGAAAACATGGAGTTTGAAAATAAGGTAGAGGAGTACAAGAGGAAACTTTCTGAGAG TGAGAAGGCAGTGAGGCAGATGCGTGAGGAGAGAAAGCAGATGCTCCAGAAAATCATTGACAATGACGAGCAGTGGGAAAAGGCCGAGGAGGAAGTGACCCGAGTTGTAGCCCAGCACAGTGTCATCCAGACTAAACTAGAAGAGCTGGAACAGTTCACCTTCATGGAAGAGCAGAAGGCCAGG AAAGAGATTGAAAACCTGAACAAAGATCTGACCAGTCAGATGACTTCCCTGGAGAAACTCAAG GGTCAGTGTGcagatttaaatgaaaaattgaaTCAACACCAAAAGAGCTCAGCACTAACCAACAAGAAACTCCAGGAAGAATTTGATGATGCATCCTCAGCAATGAAAGCTCTAGAGGAGAAAGTTGAG AAAACCAAGCAGTTGACTGAAAATTTTGACAGGATGCTGTGTGAACACATGAACACATTAGCCAACCTTGACAAGGAGAAGAAAATCAAATGTGACCAGCTGACAGAAGCTCAG GATTTAGAAACTGCCACTATAAAGAGATATGACAACATCCTAAACAGGACCAGTGACCTTACAAAGGAGTGCCAAGACTACCGAGATGCTTCCGATTCAAtggaaaaaatgtctgaaagcATGCCAGAAGTCATTGCAGAATTTCA AAGTGTTTTTGATGTGGTGGaatccaaaaacaaatcagctgCTCTCATAATGAGCACTTTGCAGTCAGATATTAATAACTGCCAACAACGAACACAGCGATCCATGCAGACACACACCGCTCACGTTACAGCAAGGAAACAAGAAATGGAAGACACCAAG GAAGCTCTAAAATTTGCACTGAAGGAAAATGAACAGCTGGCAATCAACTATGACGGTCTACAGAAGACCCTCATGGAGGCCCAACAGGAGGCAGCGATCACACTCAGTGGGAAAAaccatgaacaaaagtattttctttattaCACAAAG CTCTCTTTGTTGCAGAAGAGGATGCACAAAGCTTTGGAGAAATACTTCAAACAACGCAGCCTCTACAGCCAGGCTGACCTGGACCGATGCCAGGCTCTTTCTCAAGAGACCGaccagaaaataaaaacagcccaG ACATTACAGAGAGTAGCCATGTCTCACTGGCCCAGCCTGAAAAGGCCCCAGCAGATCACAGCTCAAGGCAGGGAGGAGTAGGGCACAGGGGGAGGAGCTATCAGAGAGCCGCAGAGTGTGAAGGACAAAAGAGCTGGTGTATTCAAGCGCACCGCACCGTCACCCGTCACAGCTCAGCACAGGGTCCATCAGAGCAGGCAGCACTCACTTTAA